The following coding sequences are from one Streptomyces sp. NBC_01571 window:
- a CDS encoding FtsK/SpoIIIE domain-containing protein yields MARRKNTTAAAAPVNTSTDIVPVGRGGFFGHLVGHVVGKALPYTPPWIGAATLPPLAGWATNTMWGADPLSTGLASAGLAVGGVALAAVTWKSTPAATKFGAFRRAQATASVAAGMGWLTCATAAGPFGHPLIDLWMIGGGLFAASWNLRQIQRNGASGDVAEETNGGGLGALAEAIGWEKVKVKNPKGSGKGTVKADVEVTAGATVPDVQATTAKVAAALHVPPSGVIVTPDPENGARGTLSLRVADLLKDGVPFALPRALGLLPTDEIPIGLYADGEVWAINPFDADILQHLLVMGVTGAGKSEFARTVLTHLMCRRQMSIFLVDVAKGRQTVGHIKDGLDWFITETAEAKRLLKALPGAIKARGNVLAEEGLDQWSPASSLNAVCVWLEEAADLADFEELDKIARAARSVGIWLVVSLQRATWTNVSTDVRANLQATACFGVDDPGDASFCLPDSVTGAGAVPAWGSDRPGYAFSTGMGIPQERWTTEVRSALTEREVLAALVDAAAAVRDPLDDTTAQALGQAYAQRSHRGTNRTTPGVQAAAPAPVAAIPGPAPVRSAYVLEDDTDMSEIEEAAALELQEARAEILGAIPGDPEPDADYAHLRLEDDVPDVDDDSDITFDDSGRPSTEEARHILCVELDGWVQQGRLEFEPADLIPATVAAGRKRPWMQGELKRLADLGVIRRDGHGDYTILQSPLQPA; encoded by the coding sequence ATGGCGCGCCGGAAGAACACGACAGCGGCGGCGGCGCCGGTGAACACGTCGACGGACATCGTGCCGGTCGGCCGGGGCGGCTTCTTCGGCCACCTGGTGGGCCACGTGGTCGGCAAGGCCCTGCCCTACACCCCGCCGTGGATCGGCGCGGCGACCCTGCCGCCGCTGGCCGGGTGGGCGACGAACACCATGTGGGGCGCCGACCCGCTGTCGACCGGGCTGGCGTCGGCCGGCCTGGCGGTCGGCGGCGTGGCGCTGGCGGCGGTGACGTGGAAGTCCACCCCGGCCGCGACGAAGTTCGGCGCGTTCCGCCGGGCGCAGGCCACCGCGTCGGTGGCGGCCGGGATGGGCTGGCTGACCTGCGCCACGGCTGCCGGGCCGTTCGGGCACCCGCTGATCGACCTGTGGATGATCGGCGGCGGACTGTTCGCCGCGTCCTGGAACCTGCGCCAGATCCAGCGCAACGGCGCTTCCGGCGACGTCGCCGAGGAGACCAACGGCGGTGGCCTGGGCGCGCTGGCCGAGGCGATCGGCTGGGAGAAGGTCAAGGTCAAGAACCCCAAGGGGTCCGGCAAGGGCACCGTGAAGGCAGACGTGGAAGTCACCGCCGGTGCCACCGTGCCCGACGTGCAGGCGACCACGGCGAAGGTGGCGGCGGCGCTGCACGTGCCGCCGTCCGGGGTCATCGTCACCCCGGATCCGGAGAACGGCGCCCGCGGCACGCTGTCGCTGCGGGTGGCTGACCTGCTCAAGGACGGGGTGCCGTTCGCACTGCCCCGCGCCCTGGGCCTGCTACCCACCGATGAGATCCCCATCGGTCTGTACGCCGACGGGGAGGTGTGGGCGATCAACCCGTTCGACGCCGACATCCTCCAGCACCTGCTGGTGATGGGCGTGACCGGCGCGGGCAAGTCGGAGTTCGCCCGCACCGTGCTGACCCACCTGATGTGCCGCCGTCAGATGAGCATCTTCCTGGTGGACGTGGCCAAGGGACGGCAGACGGTCGGGCACATCAAGGACGGCCTGGACTGGTTCATCACCGAGACGGCCGAGGCCAAGCGGCTGCTGAAGGCGCTCCCGGGCGCCATCAAGGCCCGCGGCAACGTCCTGGCCGAGGAGGGCCTCGACCAGTGGTCGCCCGCCTCGTCGCTGAACGCGGTGTGCGTGTGGCTGGAGGAGGCCGCCGACCTGGCGGACTTCGAGGAGCTGGACAAGATTGCCCGCGCCGCCCGCTCGGTGGGCATCTGGCTGGTGGTCTCCCTCCAGCGCGCCACCTGGACGAACGTCTCCACCGACGTGCGCGCCAACCTCCAGGCCACCGCGTGCTTCGGAGTGGACGACCCGGGCGACGCCTCGTTCTGCCTCCCGGACAGCGTGACCGGTGCCGGCGCGGTGCCCGCGTGGGGTTCGGACCGGCCCGGCTACGCGTTCTCCACCGGCATGGGCATTCCACAGGAGCGGTGGACCACGGAGGTGCGCTCCGCCCTGACCGAACGCGAGGTGCTGGCCGCGCTCGTGGATGCCGCCGCCGCCGTCCGTGACCCGCTGGACGACACCACGGCGCAGGCCTTGGGCCAGGCCTACGCGCAGCGCTCCCACCGGGGCACCAACCGCACCACTCCGGGCGTGCAGGCCGCCGCTCCGGCCCCCGTGGCCGCGATTCCGGGCCCGGCCCCCGTCCGTTCCGCCTACGTCCTGGAGGACGACACCGACATGTCCGAGATCGAGGAGGCCGCCGCCCTGGAGCTCCAGGAGGCCCGCGCCGAAATCCTGGGTGCGATCCCCGGCGACCCGGAGCCCGACGCCGACTACGCCCACCTCCGCCTCGAGGACGACGTGCCCGACGTCGACGACGACTCGGACATCACGTTCGACGACTCGGGCCGCCCGTCGACCGAGGAGGCCCGCCACATCCTCTGCGTGGAGCTGGACGGCTGGGTGCAGCAGGGCCGCCTCGAGTTCGAGCCCGCCGACCTGATCCCCGCCACCGTGGCGGCCGGCCGCAAACGGCCGTGGATGCAGGGCGAGCTGAAGCGGCTGGCCGACCTGGGGGTCATCCGCCGGGACGGGCACGGCGACTACACCATCCTCCAGTCCCCGCTCCAGCCCGCATAG
- a CDS encoding ParB N-terminal domain-containing protein, with amino-acid sequence MRAAMGRYQGWMPTALLRDDAIRPTEYGRWAEAHRRFERREKDAAILADLLESIPRQGLRVPILLGISDRYGDVYVSDGHHRSVALRTLGAPKFPFHWHWIKTFGVRIEDRPFPYYLLDR; translated from the coding sequence GTGAGGGCCGCGATGGGCCGCTACCAGGGATGGATGCCGACCGCGCTGCTGCGCGACGACGCGATCCGCCCCACCGAATATGGGCGCTGGGCTGAGGCTCACCGCAGGTTCGAGCGACGCGAGAAGGACGCTGCCATCCTGGCCGATCTCCTGGAGTCGATCCCCCGCCAGGGTCTGCGCGTGCCGATCCTTCTCGGCATCAGCGACCGATACGGCGACGTGTACGTCTCCGACGGACATCACCGCAGCGTCGCGCTCCGCACCCTGGGCGCACCGAAGTTCCCTTTCCACTGGCACTGGATCAAGACCTTCGGTGTCCGGATCGAGGACCGGCCCTTTCCCTACTACTTGCTTGACCGATGA